In Candidatus Binatia bacterium, the genomic window CCCTCGCCTCGGATAGGATGTGCGGCCCGATAAACGGTGAGAGTGCCTCGGTGGTTACGACTTCAACCGGGTGCTCCAAAGCATCTTCGAGCAGGTCAGCCAGCGCCATGAAGTGATCAAACGTCTTCTCTGCCGGAATAAACTCGACGAGCACATCAACATCACTGTCAGGGCGAGCCTCGTTACGAAGCACGGATCCGAAGAGCGCCAGCCGACGGACGCCGAGGCGCCGAATCTCGGACTCAACACTTTGCAGGCGACGGATCGCATCTTCACGAGTGAGGATAATCGTGTTCATGTGACAGAACATACACGAAAGGCCCGACTTATGCGAGGCGGAGGGCCTAACGCGGGGTTAGCCATCGGATTATGCGTCTTCGTTGTAAATTCTCGTAAAGTTACTGAATTCCGTTGCCGCCAGATCCTTCGCAATCACATCCTTCGCGAGCTCGAAATCA contains:
- a CDS encoding nucleotidyltransferase family protein, producing the protein MNTIILTREDAIRRLQSVESEIRRLGVRRLALFGSVLRNEARPDSDVDVLVEFIPAEKTFDHFMALADLLEDALEHPVEVVTTEALSPFIGPHILSEARDVLRAA